A genomic window from Sphingobacterium spiritivorum includes:
- a CDS encoding DUF4374 domain-containing protein, producing MISTIKNSLAMLAGLSLATASMTGCSKSDGGTTEPQDSKANYAITYSTTNGYYLLPIKDLMSGTISPVGKGTDVTSIFTWSENKIQKGKYFFHLDPEGSKFGKYNFESGELVTEKVVPFTKFSYPYLGWHTWIDDNTLAFGTRNGDEFAIMNATTLEILKSGKIQTGTQIPADHSIGINSAIPQGNKMLVTLTLKDLKTNTTLDNSYTATMDINTFDNFKITGTESRSAPIGAIRNGYFHKFSDEGYTYLLSLPMKMLGGGKPHLPTAFFRIKNGETEFDKNYFFNTSKSLNGDHQLGVANLGNGKVIIANAKDAANMVKTKDDWWYAAMWEYYVVDVRSQQIIRRLDFPPLLNSTSAVVDNGVAYIAVNDPKADAIYIWSYDSKTDKLTKGAKVDGGTDDTPVLYNLK from the coding sequence ATGATCAGTACAATTAAAAATTCATTGGCAATGTTAGCCGGATTAAGTCTGGCTACCGCTTCGATGACAGGATGTAGCAAATCTGACGGAGGCACTACCGAACCGCAGGATTCAAAAGCAAATTATGCTATTACGTACAGCACAACTAATGGTTATTACTTACTTCCGATAAAGGATTTGATGAGTGGTACCATATCGCCTGTAGGAAAAGGTACAGATGTAACAAGCATATTTACCTGGTCAGAAAATAAGATCCAAAAGGGTAAGTATTTCTTTCACCTGGATCCGGAAGGTTCAAAATTCGGAAAATACAATTTTGAATCCGGTGAGTTGGTTACAGAAAAGGTTGTGCCTTTTACAAAGTTTTCTTATCCATACCTAGGATGGCATACCTGGATTGATGATAATACATTAGCATTCGGTACACGTAACGGAGATGAATTTGCAATCATGAACGCGACAACTCTTGAAATCTTAAAAAGCGGAAAAATCCAGACAGGTACGCAGATTCCGGCAGATCACAGTATAGGTATTAATTCGGCTATTCCTCAAGGTAACAAGATGCTTGTGACACTTACACTGAAAGATCTGAAAACAAATACCACTTTAGATAATTCCTATACCGCGACAATGGATATCAACACCTTTGATAACTTTAAGATCACAGGTACAGAAAGTCGCTCCGCTCCGATCGGTGCTATACGAAACGGATATTTCCACAAATTCAGTGATGAAGGCTATACATACCTTCTTTCTCTTCCAATGAAAATGTTAGGTGGTGGAAAACCTCACTTACCGACAGCTTTCTTCCGGATCAAAAACGGTGAAACAGAATTTGATAAAAACTACTTCTTCAACACAAGCAAAAGTCTGAATGGAGATCACCAGCTTGGAGTAGCAAATCTTGGAAATGGCAAAGTGATTATTGCAAATGCCAAAGATGCTGCAAACATGGTCAAAACAAAAGATGACTGGTGGTACGCTGCGATGTGGGAATACTATGTTGTAGATGTAAGGTCGCAGCAGATCATTCGCAGACTGGACTTCCCTCCGTTGTTAAACTCTACATCTGCAGTAGTGGATAATGGAGTCGCTTACATTGCAGTAAATGATCCAAAAGCGGATGCAATCTATATCTGGTCTTACGATTCCAAAACAGATAAGCTGACCAAAGGTGCTAAAGTAGATGGCGGTACAGATGACACTCCGGTATTATACAATCTGAAATAA
- a CDS encoding outer membrane beta-barrel family protein has product MRSTYILFLFIAAALVKASPAFAQSGFSIRGKVVDHREKTLPYMTVSLHNAENVTQTVVTVTDSTGTFTFKNIISGKYYISIKSMAHQDHIGNRFNINPPGNNHDMGIIQLVSKSNVMDEVIIEKKKNLIEQQTDKMIVNIENSALSDGSSSLELLNKIPGLSVSADGKVTLKGKSDASVMINGKLTYLSADQLANLLRSTSSLDVTKIEVMTNPSSKYEAAGESGIINIVLKKGLKQGFNGTVNLNGGAGRGAQLGGSINLNYRTSKTNFFAIYNQYYQNLENRMELTRYLLDNTSGEPEFISKQTNLEKPKLRSNNFRIGADFILSPKNSIGFLVNGGFGKFPKYEPTQNDFSNAATQKLLWRANTLTEGRERWEDMLYNINYVHKFNENGHQLTVDLDHVYHYSKMDQSLLTTYNDEAQQQIRPVSGRIGDIPSRNKVYVGKLDYTLPFENGLKFEAGYKGSLVKTENDLRYDTLQLGQYVPDLKTSNHFIYHESIQAGYINVNKEWGKFNTQIGLRGEYTDTKGEQLTTNKTFTKNYFNLFPSVFLTYSINDQHKMQANYSRRVKRPSFWDMNPFRVYTDPFSYYEGNSRLNPSFANSFELGYTLLGKYILTANYSHSEDVVNEIVGRDPSEPNTVFERPANLGTFTNMGLSLTVPLQLTKWWTATYFGNFYRNKYELPMGQSLSIRAGNTLAFNGQNTFSLPHNWRFELGGNYTSGMTVGVHELKSYGLVYSGIQKNFLRNKAMLKLVINDIFMTNQRRYETNYTDIRTFGKINRDSRSALLTFTYRFGGDFSSGKDRSTSSEDIKNRL; this is encoded by the coding sequence ATGAGATCTACATATATACTATTTCTATTTATAGCCGCAGCATTAGTAAAGGCCTCACCGGCTTTTGCGCAATCCGGATTCAGTATCAGAGGGAAAGTGGTCGATCATAGAGAAAAGACACTTCCCTATATGACGGTCAGTCTGCATAATGCAGAGAATGTAACCCAAACTGTAGTAACGGTAACGGATAGTACCGGAACATTTACGTTTAAAAATATTATATCAGGAAAATATTATATCTCCATCAAGAGTATGGCTCATCAGGATCATATCGGAAACCGCTTTAATATTAATCCTCCCGGCAACAATCATGACATGGGTATTATCCAGCTAGTTAGCAAATCCAATGTTATGGATGAAGTAATTATTGAAAAGAAAAAAAACCTTATTGAGCAGCAGACAGATAAAATGATTGTCAATATCGAAAACTCTGCTCTCTCTGACGGAAGTTCAAGTCTCGAATTATTGAATAAAATACCCGGACTATCCGTATCCGCTGATGGAAAAGTAACGCTCAAAGGCAAGTCTGATGCATCTGTCATGATCAATGGCAAGCTCACCTATCTGTCTGCAGATCAGTTGGCCAATCTTCTTCGCAGTACTTCTTCACTGGATGTGACCAAGATTGAAGTGATGACAAATCCTTCTTCTAAATATGAAGCAGCGGGCGAGAGTGGCATTATAAATATTGTGCTTAAAAAAGGCCTGAAACAAGGATTCAACGGGACAGTAAATCTCAACGGAGGGGCGGGAAGAGGTGCACAGCTCGGCGGAAGTATCAACCTGAATTACCGGACTTCCAAAACAAACTTTTTTGCTATCTATAATCAGTACTATCAAAATCTGGAGAACAGGATGGAACTGACACGTTATCTGCTGGACAATACGTCCGGTGAACCTGAATTTATTTCGAAACAGACCAATCTGGAAAAACCGAAACTGAGATCTAATAATTTCCGCATCGGAGCTGATTTTATCTTATCTCCTAAAAACAGCATCGGTTTTCTTGTCAACGGTGGATTTGGCAAATTTCCGAAATACGAACCTACGCAAAATGATTTCAGCAATGCGGCCACTCAAAAGCTCTTATGGCGAGCCAACACCCTAACGGAAGGACGCGAACGCTGGGAAGACATGTTGTATAATATTAATTATGTACACAAGTTTAATGAAAATGGTCATCAGCTAACCGTAGATCTGGACCATGTATACCATTATTCCAAAATGGATCAGTCCCTCCTTACCACTTACAACGACGAAGCCCAGCAGCAAATCCGTCCGGTATCGGGTCGTATAGGTGATATCCCTTCCAGGAACAAGGTATATGTAGGGAAATTAGATTATACATTACCTTTTGAAAACGGTTTGAAATTCGAAGCCGGATATAAAGGAAGTCTCGTAAAAACAGAAAATGACCTGCGCTACGACACCCTTCAGCTGGGTCAATATGTACCGGATCTGAAAACAAGCAATCATTTTATTTATCATGAAAGCATTCAGGCCGGATATATCAATGTAAATAAAGAATGGGGTAAATTCAATACACAAATCGGTTTGCGTGGAGAATATACAGATACAAAGGGCGAACAGCTAACCACAAATAAAACATTCACTAAAAACTATTTTAACCTGTTCCCATCTGTATTTTTAACCTATTCCATTAACGATCAGCATAAAATGCAGGCTAATTACAGCAGACGGGTAAAACGTCCTTCTTTCTGGGATATGAATCCTTTCAGAGTATACACAGATCCATTTTCATACTACGAAGGTAATTCCAGATTAAATCCGTCCTTTGCCAATTCATTTGAGTTAGGTTATACCCTTTTGGGAAAATATATCCTGACTGCAAATTACAGCCATTCGGAAGATGTTGTAAATGAGATCGTAGGTCGTGATCCATCCGAACCCAACACTGTCTTTGAACGCCCGGCAAACCTCGGAACATTTACCAATATGGGGCTATCACTCACAGTTCCCCTGCAACTTACCAAATGGTGGACTGCTACATATTTTGGTAACTTCTACCGCAATAAGTATGAACTTCCTATGGGCCAATCTTTAAGTATAAGAGCCGGGAATACATTAGCATTCAACGGGCAGAATACCTTTTCGCTGCCGCACAACTGGAGATTTGAGCTAGGTGGCAATTATACTTCAGGGATGACAGTCGGTGTTCACGAGCTAAAAAGCTACGGTCTGGTGTACAGCGGAATACAGAAAAACTTTCTCCGGAACAAAGCTATGCTAAAGCTGGTGATTAACGATATCTTCATGACTAATCAACGTCGATATGAGACGAATTACACGGACATCCGCACCTTCGGAAAGATCAACCGTGATAGCCGTTCAGCCTTGCTGACCTTTACTTACCGGTTCGGAGGGGACTTCTCTTCCGGAAAAGACAGAAGTACAAGTAGCGAGGATATTAAAAACAGATTGTAG
- a CDS encoding amidohydrolase family protein, translating to MVKYYSGDYVLPITNLPIKRGVVAIDDSGVIQGVYANDAVELVGKKIELLNGVLIPGFINAHCHIELSYLKGAIAQRTGLPQFISAVMTSRKENEKTVIKHIEKADKLMYDNGIQAVGDHVNTSFSAAVKERSSIKYHTFVEAMGLNKDQVESRLEEAQETRYHFNDTHSSITPHAPYSCSKLLLKAFKKITQGDSLISIHNQESEAENKLFRYKQGEFLKFYEQIGYNIADFKAQARNSIQSYLPNLPVRNKLMLVHNTYTSLKDLDFVRRMDREVVWCFCPKANLYIEGALPKVMNFVNDDQKIVLGTDSFASNDTLDILEELKVIHEAFPALEFTKTITWATINGAEFLNFDDKLGSLEVGKKPGLILLEGMENLRLTSNVTVQRIA from the coding sequence ATGGTTAAATATTATTCTGGCGATTACGTATTGCCGATTACTAATCTGCCTATTAAGCGGGGTGTCGTTGCTATTGACGACTCCGGGGTGATTCAAGGGGTGTATGCCAATGATGCTGTAGAATTGGTTGGTAAAAAGATCGAATTGTTAAATGGAGTCTTGATACCAGGATTTATTAATGCACACTGCCACATTGAATTGTCTTATCTTAAAGGCGCGATTGCGCAACGCACTGGCCTTCCCCAGTTTATCAGTGCGGTGATGACATCAAGAAAAGAAAATGAAAAGACAGTTATTAAACACATCGAGAAAGCTGACAAGTTGATGTATGACAATGGTATCCAGGCTGTAGGTGATCATGTCAATACTTCTTTTTCCGCTGCTGTAAAGGAAAGAAGCAGTATTAAATATCACACCTTTGTCGAAGCAATGGGATTAAACAAAGATCAGGTCGAATCCCGGCTCGAAGAGGCACAGGAAACAAGATATCATTTTAATGACACACACTCTTCCATTACTCCACACGCACCTTACTCTTGTTCCAAATTACTGTTAAAAGCTTTCAAAAAAATTACCCAGGGTGATAGCCTTATCAGTATTCACAATCAGGAGAGTGAAGCGGAGAATAAACTTTTCCGTTATAAACAAGGTGAGTTTCTGAAGTTTTACGAACAGATCGGATATAATATTGCTGACTTCAAAGCACAAGCCCGCAATTCGATCCAGTCGTATCTTCCGAATCTTCCTGTCCGTAACAAACTGATGCTCGTGCATAATACCTATACCTCCCTGAAAGATCTGGACTTCGTACGTCGTATGGATCGTGAAGTTGTATGGTGTTTTTGTCCGAAAGCAAATCTGTACATTGAAGGAGCATTGCCTAAAGTGATGAATTTTGTCAATGATGATCAGAAAATTGTGTTGGGTACAGACAGCTTTGCTTCTAACGATACACTGGATATTCTGGAAGAATTGAAAGTTATACATGAGGCGTTTCCAGCATTGGAATTTACGAAAACGATTACTTGGGCTACTATTAACGGAGCTGAGTTCCTGAATTTTGATGATAAGCTGGGTTCTTTGGAAGTAGGTAAAAAACCGGGGTTGATCCTGTTGGAAGGCATGGAAAACCTGAGATTGACTTCCAATGTAACTGTTCAACGAATAGCGTAG
- the dusB gene encoding tRNA dihydrouridine synthase DusB translates to MSVKIGDHIDLGNFPLLLAPMEDVSDPPFRYVCKQNGVDMMYTEFISSEGLIRDAAKSRQKLDIFEYERPIGIQIFGSEIEHMRQSSEICSLANPDLIDINYGCPVKNVVCKGAGSSLLQDIDKMVAMTKAVVEATHLPVTVKTRLGWDDNTKNVYEVAERLQDVGIKALSIHGRTRAQMYKGQADWSMIRDVKRNPRIKIPIFGNGDIDSVEKAAAWRQEFEVDGIMIGRASIGYPWIFREIKHFFETGQRLEGPTIAERVEVCRTHLTKSIEWKGEKTGIFEMRRHYANYFKGIPNFKEYRMKLVGLQSHHEIHEVLDEIQHQFAEEII, encoded by the coding sequence ATGTCTGTCAAGATTGGTGATCATATTGATTTAGGTAACTTTCCGTTATTATTAGCTCCCATGGAAGATGTGAGTGATCCTCCCTTCCGTTATGTCTGTAAGCAAAATGGAGTAGATATGATGTATACGGAATTTATCTCTTCTGAAGGGCTGATCCGCGATGCGGCCAAGTCCAGACAGAAGCTGGATATTTTTGAATATGAGCGACCTATCGGAATTCAGATCTTCGGATCAGAAATCGAGCATATGCGTCAATCTTCTGAAATATGTTCATTGGCAAACCCTGACCTGATTGATATTAACTATGGCTGCCCTGTTAAAAATGTAGTCTGTAAAGGAGCGGGTTCCAGCCTTCTTCAGGATATAGATAAGATGGTCGCCATGACAAAGGCTGTAGTGGAAGCTACTCACCTTCCCGTGACTGTCAAGACCCGCCTGGGATGGGACGATAATACCAAGAATGTATACGAAGTCGCTGAACGTCTTCAGGATGTAGGGATCAAAGCTCTTTCTATTCACGGGCGTACACGCGCACAGATGTACAAAGGACAGGCAGACTGGTCTATGATCAGAGATGTAAAACGCAATCCACGTATCAAGATCCCGATCTTCGGAAACGGAGATATAGATTCGGTGGAGAAAGCCGCTGCATGGAGACAAGAATTTGAAGTAGATGGAATCATGATCGGTCGTGCCTCTATCGGATATCCGTGGATTTTCAGAGAAATCAAGCATTTCTTTGAAACCGGACAGCGTCTGGAAGGCCCTACTATTGCTGAGCGTGTAGAAGTATGCCGCACACACCTCACCAAATCTATTGAATGGAAAGGTGAAAAAACAGGTATTTTTGAAATGCGCAGACACTACGCCAATTATTTCAAAGGCATTCCCAACTTCAAAGAATACAGAATGAAATTAGTAGGGCTTCAGTCTCACCATGAAATTCATGAGGTATTGGATGAAATTCAGCATCAGTTTGCTGAGGAAATTATTTAA
- a CDS encoding PepSY-associated TM helix domain-containing protein, whose product MKKRLSKLNAWLHLWLGIVTGIPVVLISLTGCVLVFEQEIRMWTTDYIAVEEKTADEQLPPSVLYKSIKQAFPEKEAESFWYNGLNKSVKVSLHDSDSILYVNPYNAEVLATAHHEDFFHFIDEGHRHLWFPGKIGKKVVGYSTLIFFSLLITGIILWWPKKWNKRSAKQSFFINWKARFKRINYDLHNVLGFYSLLLALLMSLTGLVMSFPWMRQSIVWLSGGYPPRPKTEVKKTDEEQKITFSHAEDLQKVDKIWFTVRKEIALHNKEAVIIHIPEGDDKTIYACTDMHAGSWRDLSFDRETLALTPRTQKKMEDSNRTEWLMRNNYALHTGFIGGMTTKILYFLASLICASLPITGFYIWWGKKSKKTTTRNNRRGTSNKRTKTVLQAT is encoded by the coding sequence GTGAAAAAAAGATTAAGTAAACTCAATGCATGGTTACACCTTTGGTTAGGAATAGTAACCGGAATACCTGTAGTCCTCATCAGTCTGACCGGTTGCGTACTGGTTTTCGAACAGGAAATCAGAATGTGGACAACAGATTATATTGCTGTAGAAGAGAAAACTGCCGACGAGCAGCTTCCTCCCTCCGTGCTGTACAAAAGTATAAAGCAAGCATTTCCTGAAAAAGAAGCGGAAAGCTTCTGGTACAATGGGCTTAATAAGTCTGTCAAAGTCAGTCTGCATGATAGCGACAGTATCTTATACGTAAATCCTTATAACGCAGAAGTACTGGCAACAGCACATCATGAAGATTTTTTCCATTTTATAGACGAGGGCCATCGTCATCTGTGGTTTCCCGGTAAAATAGGAAAGAAAGTAGTAGGATACAGCACACTTATTTTCTTTTCTCTCCTTATTACAGGAATTATACTCTGGTGGCCAAAAAAATGGAATAAAAGATCAGCAAAGCAAAGTTTCTTTATCAACTGGAAAGCCCGCTTCAAAAGAATAAACTACGATCTGCATAATGTACTGGGCTTTTATTCTTTACTTCTTGCCCTCTTAATGTCGCTGACGGGATTAGTAATGAGTTTCCCCTGGATGAGACAATCTATCGTATGGCTGAGCGGTGGTTACCCTCCAAGACCAAAAACGGAAGTCAAAAAAACAGATGAGGAACAGAAAATCACATTCTCACACGCAGAAGATCTTCAAAAAGTAGACAAGATATGGTTTACAGTACGAAAGGAGATTGCCTTACACAATAAAGAGGCTGTGATCATACACATTCCGGAAGGGGATGATAAGACAATATATGCCTGCACGGATATGCATGCGGGTAGCTGGAGGGATCTCTCTTTTGATCGGGAAACATTGGCGCTCACCCCGCGTACGCAGAAAAAGATGGAAGATTCTAACAGAACAGAATGGCTGATGCGTAACAATTATGCTTTGCATACCGGATTCATCGGAGGTATGACCACCAAGATCCTCTATTTCCTGGCCAGTCTTATCTGTGCCAGTCTGCCTATAACCGGATTTTACATCTGGTGGGGTAAAAAAAGCAAGAAAACAACCACCCGTAACAATCGTCGGGGAACTTCAAACAAAAGAACAAAAACTGTATTACAGGCGACCTGA
- a CDS encoding lipopolysaccharide biosynthesis protein, producing MTPLYVSKYPPAAYGIFTNMYAWASMINAVLAFGMETTYFRYLQKVEEKDKQRVFNNSFIVIAFFALLFLISANVFSGQISALLNKGQFDQDYQRYIQYFAIILTADALAVVPFAKLRSQGRPVRFAIIKLVNILTMIGLNLFFILIVPVIISDGGVVGEWFAGWFKDGWIGYVFISNLVASVLTLVLMLPEMRQFSFQPDRKLIKSMLSYSFPILIANISFIINENLDKIVMPMYLPKEIGDRDNGIYGAVSKLAMFLSIFVQAFRLGAEPFFFSYSKNANARSTYAFIMEYLVIAMMIVMVGISANIEWLKFFIKGDAAHREIFWSGLFIVPLLLFNYVLLGIYMNLSVWYKLSDQTRYALYISGIGALITVVANYFLIPRYSYAGAAFVTFLAYASMVILSYIWGQKNYPIPYKVGKMLVYMVIGAGITYLSNFVFDRNLIIGNGLFVVFLAGIFIAERKKIKAVLKR from the coding sequence ATGACCCCGCTGTATGTCAGTAAATATCCGCCGGCAGCATATGGGATATTTACGAATATGTATGCCTGGGCTTCTATGATCAATGCCGTACTGGCATTCGGAATGGAGACCACCTATTTTCGTTACCTTCAGAAAGTAGAAGAGAAGGATAAACAACGGGTATTTAATAACAGCTTTATTGTTATTGCTTTTTTCGCACTGCTGTTTCTCATCAGTGCAAATGTATTCTCCGGGCAAATTTCCGCTCTACTTAACAAAGGACAGTTTGATCAGGACTACCAGCGATATATTCAATATTTTGCAATTATCCTGACGGCAGATGCACTTGCCGTTGTGCCTTTTGCCAAACTCCGTTCACAAGGCCGACCTGTTCGCTTTGCTATCATCAAACTGGTCAATATCCTGACCATGATAGGGCTTAACCTGTTTTTCATTCTGATCGTTCCAGTAATAATATCAGATGGGGGAGTCGTCGGAGAGTGGTTTGCCGGATGGTTTAAGGATGGCTGGATCGGATATGTCTTTATCTCAAATCTGGTAGCGAGTGTGCTGACTCTTGTCCTGATGTTACCAGAAATGAGACAATTTAGCTTTCAGCCGGACAGGAAGCTGATCAAAAGCATGCTTTCCTATAGCTTCCCGATTCTCATTGCCAATATCTCTTTTATTATCAATGAGAATCTGGATAAGATCGTAATGCCGATGTATCTTCCGAAAGAAATCGGAGACCGGGATAATGGTATATATGGAGCGGTATCCAAACTGGCGATGTTCCTGAGTATTTTTGTACAGGCATTCCGGCTGGGAGCAGAGCCGTTTTTCTTTTCGTATTCAAAGAATGCTAATGCGCGGTCTACCTATGCTTTTATAATGGAATATCTGGTCATTGCGATGATGATCGTGATGGTGGGTATATCTGCTAATATAGAGTGGCTCAAATTTTTTATCAAGGGAGATGCTGCCCATCGTGAAATTTTCTGGTCCGGACTGTTTATTGTTCCCTTGCTGCTGTTTAACTACGTGCTTCTCGGGATATATATGAATCTGTCTGTATGGTACAAGCTGTCTGATCAGACGAGATATGCACTTTATATTTCAGGAATAGGGGCATTGATTACGGTTGTTGCCAATTATTTTCTGATTCCCAGGTACAGCTATGCAGGAGCAGCCTTTGTTACTTTTCTGGCTTATGCGTCTATGGTGATCCTGTCTTATATCTGGGGACAGAAAAATTATCCTATACCCTATAAAGTCGGGAAAATGCTGGTATATATGGTGATAGGTGCCGGAATTACGTATCTGTCTAATTTTGTATTTGACCGTAATCTGATTATTGGTAACGGATTGTTTGTGGTATTTCTGGCCGGTATTTTTATTGCAGAGCGCAAGAAAATAAAAGCTGTTCTGAAACGATGA
- a CDS encoding acylphosphatase, which produces MKHWNISVRGKVQGVYFRLTTKAVADQLGVKGFVSNLPDGSVYIEAEGDDFALASLLEFCEEGPERAEVAEVSATDGEWKGFRNFEVLKKVSH; this is translated from the coding sequence ATGAAACATTGGAATATTTCTGTTAGGGGAAAAGTACAGGGGGTTTATTTTAGACTTACGACTAAGGCGGTCGCTGATCAATTAGGGGTAAAAGGCTTTGTGAGTAACTTGCCTGACGGATCTGTATATATAGAAGCCGAAGGGGATGACTTTGCTTTAGCGTCTTTACTTGAGTTTTGTGAAGAAGGACCCGAAAGAGCAGAAGTTGCGGAAGTCTCCGCAACAGATGGCGAATGGAAAGGCTTCAGGAATTTTGAAGTATTAAAGAAAGTCAGTCATTAA